The uncultured Bacteroides sp. genome has a segment encoding these proteins:
- a CDS encoding DUF6298 domain-containing protein, translating to MRIIRITTLRNIFIVVFCAIAAQSLLAQKYSLELKNGKVKYNLDQQNNRVLDFSYCGYRSSDKDIPTVPNKIVVSHQEGDCSAVIQRAINYVSSLAPDKNGFRGTVILDKGIFYLDKSLFITKSGVVLRGTDKNQTVLVKRGYDRGSVIYVEGKNDMTVTDTISIASSYVPVNSRSISIISDHKIKKGDRVMVYRPSTAEWIASLGCDHFGGGITSLGWKAGDIDLFWDRTIVNEDKNSVELDVPLTMALDAQWGKSKLLVYRWNNRISDCGVENLSIESSYNQKYPKDEDHCWGGVSIENAENCWVRKVSFRYLAGSAVFVQRTASKVTVEDCISTDPVSETGGMRRNTFLTMGQQTLFQRCYSEHGMHDFGAGFCAPGPNAFVQCEAKEAFGFSGALESWACGLLFDIVNIDGNNLTFKNLGQDYCGAGWGTGNSLFWQCSASEIECYTPSKDAVNRAYGTWAQFSGNGEWNESNNHIQPRSFFYAQLEERLGQDCSARGRVLPMNTDASSSPTVEVAAQMAKQSLTTPRLTLRHWIEQDSMPESVVAHAKLKLASSLKVYEEKETAYKQMAVVDGKIEINNHLLTGNRFEVPWWNGKLRTSFLPQAKPHITRFVPGREGTGLTDRIDSVVNFMKNHNIVVLDHNYGLWYDLRRDDHERTRRRTGDVWGPFYEQPFARCGEGTAWDGLSKYDLNMPNEWYWTRLKEFADESEKAGLVLFHENYFQHNIIEAGAHWVDCPWRSANNINNTDFPEPVPFTGDKRIFMADRFYDITHPVRRELHKKYIRQCLNNFADNKNVVQLISAEFTGPLHFVQFWLDEIGAWEKETGKHATVALSTTKDVQDAILKDKKRADLVDIIDIRYWHYKSDGTTYAPEGGKNLAPRQQARQMKVGKVTFKEAYKAVSEYREMYPEKAVTFYAQNYPDMAWAVFMAGGSFPVLPEINDSAFLKDALKMHVEKTGTESYCKLVKNGLGTIIYCQSKDNFALPIAPGTYSLKKVDVKTGKVSIVANKLKIGNTYQFNGGVNAPGVYWFQAL from the coding sequence ATGAGGATAATTCGGATTACTACTTTAAGAAATATTTTTATAGTAGTTTTTTGTGCCATTGCTGCGCAAAGTCTTTTAGCTCAAAAGTATTCTTTGGAACTAAAAAACGGTAAGGTTAAATATAACCTTGATCAGCAAAATAATAGAGTTCTAGATTTTTCATATTGCGGATATAGGAGTTCTGATAAAGATATTCCGACAGTTCCCAATAAAATAGTTGTCTCTCACCAGGAAGGTGATTGCTCTGCTGTTATTCAAAGAGCAATAAATTATGTATCTTCTTTGGCACCGGATAAGAATGGATTTAGAGGTACAGTTATATTAGATAAAGGAATATTTTATTTAGATAAATCTCTGTTTATAACAAAGTCGGGCGTTGTTTTGCGTGGGACAGATAAAAATCAGACAGTTCTTGTAAAGAGAGGGTATGACAGAGGATCTGTTATATATGTTGAAGGTAAGAACGATATGACAGTTACTGATACAATATCAATAGCTTCTTCCTATGTACCCGTTAATTCCCGCTCAATATCAATTATTTCCGACCATAAGATCAAAAAGGGAGATAGAGTAATGGTCTATCGTCCTTCGACAGCAGAATGGATTGCAAGTTTAGGATGTGATCATTTTGGTGGTGGCATTACTTCCTTGGGATGGAAAGCCGGAGATATTGATTTGTTTTGGGATAGAACAATTGTCAATGAAGATAAAAATAGTGTAGAACTGGATGTTCCTTTGACAATGGCTCTTGATGCTCAGTGGGGTAAATCTAAGTTGTTGGTATATCGTTGGAATAATAGAATATCTGATTGTGGTGTTGAAAACCTTTCTATTGAATCAAGTTATAATCAAAAATATCCCAAAGATGAAGATCATTGTTGGGGAGGTGTATCTATTGAAAATGCAGAAAACTGTTGGGTACGTAAAGTCTCATTTAGATATCTGGCCGGAAGTGCAGTCTTTGTTCAACGGACAGCTTCTAAAGTAACTGTAGAAGATTGTATATCTACTGATCCTGTTTCTGAAACCGGTGGTATGCGTAGAAATACATTCTTAACAATGGGACAGCAAACTCTTTTCCAACGTTGTTATTCAGAACATGGTATGCACGATTTTGGTGCAGGATTTTGTGCTCCGGGACCAAATGCTTTCGTACAGTGTGAAGCAAAAGAAGCCTTTGGATTTAGTGGCGCTTTGGAAAGTTGGGCTTGCGGTCTGTTATTTGATATAGTAAATATTGATGGTAATAATCTTACTTTTAAAAATCTAGGTCAGGATTATTGCGGTGCCGGCTGGGGCACAGGAAATAGTCTTTTCTGGCAATGTTCTGCTTCTGAAATTGAATGTTACACACCTTCAAAAGATGCTGTTAACAGAGCTTATGGAACATGGGCACAATTCTCAGGTAATGGCGAATGGAACGAATCAAATAACCATATTCAGCCAAGAAGCTTTTTCTATGCACAATTAGAAGAACGCTTAGGACAGGATTGCTCTGCAAGAGGCCGTGTTCTGCCAATGAATACAGATGCTTCCAGTAGTCCGACTGTTGAAGTTGCAGCTCAGATGGCTAAACAGTCTTTAACTACTCCTAGATTAACATTGCGCCATTGGATTGAACAAGATTCAATGCCTGAAAGTGTTGTTGCTCATGCTAAACTAAAATTGGCTTCTTCTTTGAAAGTTTATGAAGAGAAAGAAACTGCTTATAAACAAATGGCTGTTGTTGATGGTAAGATCGAGATTAATAACCATCTTTTAACAGGTAACAGGTTTGAAGTTCCATGGTGGAACGGTAAATTGAGAACTAGCTTCTTGCCTCAGGCAAAACCACATATCACAAGATTTGTACCGGGCCGTGAAGGTACAGGATTGACTGACCGTATTGATTCTGTTGTAAATTTCATGAAGAATCACAATATTGTGGTATTAGACCATAATTATGGTTTGTGGTATGATTTAAGAAGGGATGATCATGAGCGTACTCGTCGTAGAACAGGAGATGTATGGGGACCTTTCTATGAACAACCTTTTGCTCGATGTGGCGAAGGTACTGCATGGGATGGATTGTCAAAATATGATTTGAACATGCCAAATGAATGGTACTGGACACGATTGAAGGAGTTTGCGGATGAATCAGAAAAAGCAGGATTGGTCCTTTTTCATGAGAACTATTTCCAGCATAATATTATTGAAGCTGGTGCACATTGGGTAGATTGTCCATGGCGTTCAGCGAACAATATTAATAACACTGATTTCCCGGAACCTGTTCCATTTACAGGTGATAAAAGAATCTTTATGGCCGACCGTTTTTATGACATTACTCACCCTGTAAGACGTGAACTTCATAAAAAATATATTCGTCAATGTCTGAATAATTTTGCAGATAATAAAAATGTAGTTCAGCTTATTAGTGCAGAATTTACAGGTCCGCTTCACTTTGTACAATTCTGGTTGGATGAGATTGGGGCATGGGAAAAAGAAACAGGTAAGCATGCAACAGTAGCACTTAGTACAACAAAAGATGTTCAGGATGCAATCCTGAAAGATAAAAAACGTGCCGACCTAGTTGATATTATTGATATCAGATACTGGCATTATAAAAGTGATGGAACTACATATGCTCCTGAAGGTGGAAAGAATTTAGCTCCAAGACAGCAAGCTCGTCAAATGAAAGTTGGTAAGGTTACTTTCAAAGAAGCATATAAAGCAGTTAGTGAATATAGAGAAATGTATCCCGAAAAAGCTGTGACTTTTTATGCTCAGAATTATCCTGATATGGCTTGGGCTGTATTTATGGCCGGAGGCTCTTTTCCTGTTCTTCCTGAAATTAATGATTCTGCATTCTTAAAAGATGCATTGAAGATGCATGTGGAAAAAACCGGTACCGAAAGTTATTGTAAACTGGTAAAAAATGGTCTGGGAACAATTATTTATTGCCAGTCAAAAGACAATTTTGCTTTACCAATTGCTCCGGGTACATATTCATTAAAGAAAGTAGATGTAAAAACAGGTAAGGTTTCAATTGTTGCTAATAAGCTAAAAATAGGTAATACTTACCAGTTTAATGGTGGCGTAAATGCTCCGGGAGTTTATTGGTTCCAGGCATTGTAA
- a CDS encoding RNA polymerase sigma factor, giving the protein MTADTEVSQLLSFLQSGDINAFSRLYDLHVNMLFNYGCRLTTDKELLKDCIHDVFIKIYNKRQDLGEISNFKSYLFISLKNKLCDESRKRINFSDLAVEEYNPVALENVENDYINFEMESISNEKVKHLLSQLPPRQKEALTLYYIEEKKYEDICLIMDMNYQSVRNLIHRGILKLRSIAV; this is encoded by the coding sequence ATGACTGCTGATACAGAAGTATCACAGTTGCTTTCCTTTTTACAATCAGGGGATATAAACGCTTTCTCCAGATTATATGATTTACACGTGAATATGCTCTTTAATTACGGCTGTAGGTTAACTACTGACAAAGAGCTGTTGAAAGATTGTATTCACGATGTTTTTATTAAGATTTATAATAAACGTCAAGATCTTGGTGAAATCAGTAATTTTAAATCATATCTTTTCATCTCGTTGAAGAATAAGCTATGTGATGAGAGCCGTAAAAGAATCAATTTTTCAGATCTTGCAGTGGAAGAATATAATCCTGTAGCTTTAGAAAATGTAGAAAACGATTATATTAATTTTGAAATGGAGTCTATTTCCAATGAGAAGGTGAAGCATCTTTTAAGCCAACTTCCTCCACGTCAGAAAGAGGCTTTGACATTATATTATATTGAAGAGAAAAAATACGAAGATATTTGTTTAATAATGGATATGAATTATCAGTCGGTCCGCAATTTAATTCATCGCGGAATATTAAAACTTCGTAGTATTGCTGTTTGA
- the mazG gene encoding nucleoside triphosphate pyrophosphohydrolase produces MHTRKEQIEAFGRFLDILDELREKCPWDRKQTNESLRANTIEEVYELSDALMKGDKKETCKELGDVLLHVAFYSKIASETNDFDIKDVCDNLCEKLIFRHPHVFGDAVAETAGQVSQNWEQLKLKEKGGNKSVLSGVPSSLPSLIKAYRIQDKARNVGFDWKEKEQVWDKVKEEFGELQTEISSMDKDKAEAEFGDLFFSIINAARLYGINPDNALERTNHKFIRRFNYLEENTIKQGANLKDLSLEEMDKYWNEAKKKGL; encoded by the coding sequence ATGCATACAAGAAAAGAACAAATAGAAGCCTTCGGACGATTTTTAGATATTCTCGATGAGCTTCGCGAGAAATGTCCGTGGGACAGGAAACAAACAAACGAGAGTCTAAGAGCCAACACCATTGAAGAGGTATACGAATTAAGTGATGCGCTGATGAAGGGAGACAAAAAGGAAACCTGCAAAGAGCTGGGAGATGTATTGCTACATGTTGCGTTTTATTCCAAAATTGCATCAGAAACTAATGATTTTGATATTAAAGATGTATGTGACAATTTGTGTGAAAAACTTATTTTCAGACATCCACATGTATTTGGAGATGCTGTAGCTGAAACAGCCGGACAAGTTTCCCAGAACTGGGAACAGCTTAAACTAAAAGAAAAAGGAGGAAATAAATCTGTGCTGAGCGGAGTACCTTCTTCCCTACCCTCTTTAATAAAAGCTTACCGCATACAAGATAAAGCACGAAATGTGGGTTTCGACTGGAAAGAAAAAGAGCAGGTTTGGGATAAAGTGAAAGAAGAATTTGGTGAACTTCAAACGGAAATATCCTCAATGGACAAAGATAAAGCCGAAGCAGAATTCGGAGATTTATTCTTTAGTATAATTAATGCTGCCCGTCTTTACGGCATAAACCCCGATAATGCACTTGAACGGACTAACCACAAATTTATCCGCCGTTTCAACTATCTGGAAGAAAACACTATAAAACAAGGAGCAAATTTGAAAGATCTGTCGCTTGAAGAAATGGACAAATACTGGAACGAAGCAAAGAAAAAAGGATTATAA
- a CDS encoding valine--tRNA ligase, whose product MELASKYNPADVEDKWYQYWLDHKLFKSKPDGREPYTVVIPPPNVTGVLHMGHMLNNTIQDILVRRARMEGKNACWVPGTDHASIATEAKVVNKLAAEGIKKTDLTRDEFLKHAWQWTDKHGGIILEQLKKLGASCDWDRTAFTMDESRSESVLKVFVDLYKKGLIYRGVRMVNWDPKALTALSDEEVIYKEEHSKLFYLRYMIEGEDKYIIVATTRPETILGDSAVCVNPNDSRYSYLKGKKVIVPLVNRAVPIIMDDYVDIEFGTGCLKVTPAHDVNDYMLGEKYNLQTIDIFNADGTISEAGGMYVGMDRFDVREQIEKDLNAAGLMEKVEAYDNKVGYSERTNVVIEPKLSMQWFLNMTDLAKPALDSVMNDDIKFHPAKFKNTYRHWMENVKDWCISRQLWWGHRIPAYFLPKGGFVVAATEEEALQLARTKTGDANLQLSDLRQDEDCLDTWFSSWLWPISLFDGINNPDNEEINYYYPTSDLVTGPDIIFFWVARMIIAGYEYKKEMPFKNVYFTGIVRDKQGRKMSKSLGNSPDPLDLIEKFGADGVRMGMMLAAPAGNDILFDDQLCEQGRNFNNKIWNAFRLIKGWEVDNTIEPSEAATLAAEWFTNVMSKAIDEVQDLFSKYRLSEALMVVYKLFWDEFSSWYLELIKPAYGAPIDGKTYAVTLKFFDDLLRLLHPFMPFITEELWQCLTERKDGESLMIQTLPSYEAAKESTLSSFEATKEVIAGVRTIRMQKNIAQKNQLELEIIGENPVQYWIPAISKMCNLSSLKSVEDKSAGAASFIVGTTEYAVPLGDLIDVAAEIEKLKADLKYQEGFLNSVLKKLSNERFVNNAPAAVIEVERKKQADAESIIKSLKESIEGFQNK is encoded by the coding sequence ATGGAATTAGCAAGTAAGTATAACCCCGCAGATGTGGAAGATAAATGGTACCAGTATTGGCTGGATCATAAATTATTTAAATCAAAACCGGATGGACGCGAGCCATATACAGTAGTGATACCTCCTCCTAATGTAACGGGTGTGCTACATATGGGCCACATGCTGAACAATACCATTCAGGATATCCTTGTCCGCCGTGCCCGTATGGAGGGAAAGAATGCTTGCTGGGTACCGGGAACGGACCATGCTTCTATTGCCACTGAAGCAAAAGTGGTAAATAAACTGGCTGCCGAAGGTATTAAGAAAACTGATTTAACACGTGATGAGTTCCTGAAACATGCGTGGCAGTGGACCGATAAGCACGGTGGCATCATTCTTGAACAGTTGAAAAAACTGGGTGCTTCCTGTGACTGGGATCGTACAGCGTTTACTATGGACGAGTCTCGTTCAGAAAGCGTGCTTAAAGTTTTTGTTGACCTTTACAAAAAAGGGTTGATTTACCGTGGTGTGCGTATGGTAAACTGGGATCCAAAAGCGCTTACCGCTTTGTCTGATGAGGAAGTTATCTACAAAGAAGAGCACAGCAAATTGTTCTACCTTCGTTATATGATTGAAGGGGAAGATAAATATATTATTGTGGCTACTACCCGTCCTGAAACAATTCTGGGTGATAGCGCTGTTTGTGTGAATCCAAATGATTCACGTTACAGTTACCTGAAAGGAAAGAAAGTAATTGTTCCTTTGGTGAACCGTGCCGTGCCTATCATTATGGACGATTACGTTGACATAGAGTTTGGTACAGGTTGCTTAAAAGTAACTCCTGCTCATGATGTAAACGACTATATGCTTGGAGAAAAATATAATCTTCAGACTATTGATATTTTCAATGCCGATGGAACTATTAGTGAAGCCGGAGGCATGTATGTAGGAATGGATCGTTTCGATGTACGTGAGCAAATAGAGAAAGATCTTAATGCTGCCGGACTGATGGAGAAGGTAGAAGCTTATGATAACAAGGTTGGTTACTCAGAACGTACCAATGTGGTTATTGAACCGAAGCTTTCTATGCAGTGGTTCCTTAATATGACCGATTTGGCTAAACCGGCTTTAGATTCGGTTATGAACGATGATATTAAATTTCACCCTGCTAAATTCAAAAACACATACCGTCACTGGATGGAGAATGTGAAGGACTGGTGTATCTCTCGTCAGTTGTGGTGGGGACATCGTATTCCTGCTTATTTCCTTCCTAAAGGTGGCTTCGTTGTAGCTGCTACTGAAGAAGAAGCTTTGCAACTGGCTCGTACAAAGACTGGCGATGCTAATCTGCAACTGTCCGACCTTCGTCAGGATGAAGATTGCCTGGACACTTGGTTCTCTTCATGGTTGTGGCCTATCTCTTTGTTTGATGGCATTAATAATCCCGATAATGAAGAAATAAACTACTATTATCCTACCAGCGACTTGGTTACAGGACCAGATATTATTTTCTTCTGGGTAGCTCGTATGATCATTGCCGGTTACGAGTACAAGAAGGAAATGCCGTTTAAAAATGTCTATTTTACAGGTATTGTTCGCGACAAACAAGGACGTAAAATGTCTAAGTCTTTGGGTAACTCACCTGATCCTTTAGATTTGATTGAGAAATTCGGTGCCGATGGTGTTCGTATGGGAATGATGCTTGCCGCTCCCGCAGGAAACGATATTCTGTTTGATGATCAGCTGTGCGAACAAGGACGTAACTTTAATAATAAGATTTGGAATGCTTTCCGCTTGATAAAAGGATGGGAAGTTGACAATACAATAGAGCCTTCTGAAGCTGCAACGTTGGCTGCTGAATGGTTTACTAACGTAATGAGCAAGGCAATTGATGAGGTACAGGATCTATTCTCTAAATACCGCTTGTCTGAAGCTTTGATGGTTGTTTATAAACTATTCTGGGATGAATTCTCTTCATGGTATCTGGAATTAATCAAACCTGCTTACGGTGCGCCTATTGATGGCAAGACTTATGCTGTAACTCTGAAGTTCTTTGATGATCTTCTTAGATTGCTTCACCCATTCATGCCTTTTATTACAGAAGAATTGTGGCAATGTCTTACTGAGCGCAAAGATGGTGAAAGTCTGATGATTCAGACTCTTCCTTCTTATGAAGCTGCTAAAGAAAGCACATTAAGCTCGTTCGAGGCTACTAAAGAAGTTATTGCTGGAGTTCGTACCATCCGTATGCAGAAGAATATTGCTCAGAAGAATCAACTTGAACTGGAAATAATAGGAGAGAACCCAGTTCAATACTGGATTCCTGCTATTTCAAAGATGTGTAACCTATCTTCTTTGAAGTCGGTAGAAGATAAATCAGCCGGAGCTGCTTCGTTTATTGTAGGTACTACAGAATACGCAGTTCCTCTGGGTGATCTGATTGATGTGGCTGCTGAGATTGAGAAGCTGAAGGCCGACCTGAAATATCAGGAAGGATTTTTGAACTCTGTACTTAAGAAATTAAGCAATGAGAGGTTTGTGAACAATGCTCCAGCTGCTGTTATTGAAGTAGAACGCAAGAAACAAGCCGATGCTGAGAGTATCATTAAATCTCTGAAAGAAAGTATCGAAGGATTTCAAAATAAATAA
- a CDS encoding DUF6340 family protein: protein MTKYHYIFPILLTLFVSSCVSIDQLSIDYLQPAKVNFPSTIKTVGILNNTITKNEKIIEEKRDSFNRLISNKATFQGNARITTESFAKNIVAANYFDQVIICDSALREKDHFPRDPELTGEEVKQLTSDLGVDILFSVEDIIIKTSKKSKNQDFLIHTTIDASVAPLIRVYIPTRTKPLLSAAPEDQIFWEGYGKTLSEANNDLIKEDSLIKECSEFAGELPIKYLLPTWNTSNRYYYTSGSVELRDGAVLIRENSWDDALKLWQLANNQKSKKIQMRTAFNIALYYEMHDDIEKAVEWAEKANKIVLDKENKKKKPKESKKPLTRDNYSEDYILTTQYLMVLKERMNNSQTLKMQMERFNDNF, encoded by the coding sequence ATGACTAAATACCATTATATATTTCCCATACTCCTGACTTTATTCGTCAGCTCCTGTGTTTCTATAGACCAACTATCTATTGATTATTTACAGCCTGCAAAAGTAAACTTCCCATCAACAATAAAGACTGTAGGCATTCTCAATAATACTATCACAAAAAACGAAAAAATTATTGAAGAAAAAAGAGACAGTTTTAACAGGCTCATCAGCAACAAAGCCACTTTTCAGGGAAATGCCAGAATAACAACCGAATCATTTGCCAAGAACATTGTAGCAGCTAACTATTTTGATCAGGTCATTATCTGCGATTCTGCACTCAGAGAGAAAGATCACTTTCCCAGAGATCCGGAATTAACAGGTGAAGAGGTAAAGCAATTAACATCAGACTTAGGAGTTGATATTCTTTTTTCCGTGGAAGATATTATAATAAAAACATCGAAGAAATCAAAAAATCAGGATTTTTTGATTCATACTACAATAGATGCCAGCGTGGCACCTTTAATAAGAGTCTATATTCCTACACGTACCAAGCCATTGCTTTCAGCCGCCCCAGAGGATCAGATCTTTTGGGAAGGATATGGCAAAACTCTTTCCGAGGCAAACAATGACCTGATAAAAGAAGATTCTCTGATAAAAGAATGCTCTGAATTTGCAGGTGAACTTCCAATAAAGTATTTACTGCCTACCTGGAACACATCCAACAGATATTACTACACCAGTGGCTCTGTGGAATTACGTGATGGTGCTGTACTTATTCGTGAAAACTCCTGGGATGATGCTCTCAAGCTTTGGCAATTGGCAAACAACCAGAAAAGCAAGAAAATTCAGATGAGAACAGCCTTCAACATTGCTTTATATTATGAAATGCATGACGATATAGAGAAGGCAGTTGAATGGGCTGAAAAAGCGAACAAAATAGTACTTGACAAAGAGAATAAGAAAAAGAAGCCTAAAGAAAGCAAAAAGCCTCTTACAAGAGATAATTATTCGGAAGATTACATCTTAACCACCCAGTATCTGATGGTACTAAAAGAAAGAATGAACAATTCACAAACCTTAAAGATGCAAATGGAACGTTTTAATGACAATTTTTAA
- a CDS encoding peptidylprolyl isomerase, with translation MATLQKIRSKGPLLVIVIGLALFAFIAGDAWKIFQPRQKNDVGEVNGETLSAQDYQKLVEEYTEVVKFSSGMTSLTDEQTTQIKDEVWRSYVNNKLIETEAQKLGLTVSKAEIQAMIDEGTNPVLQQTPFKNQKTGQFDKDMLKKFLVDYAKMDKSKMPAQYAQYYESMYKFWTFVEKNLTQSRLAEKYQNLISRSLISNPVEAKAAFEARVNTADYLIAAIPYTSIPDASITVSDSELKDLYNKKKEQFKQYVESRNIKYIDVQVLPSKADKAEVEKEVKDYTKQLASVAGDYTTFIRTTESTVPFADLFHTKTAYPTDIASRIDSSAIGQIYGPYYNQGDNTFNSFKVLAKQSAADSIQFRQIQITAGTPEKTKALADSVYNAIKAGGNFAEIAKKYSPNGSAEAQWITSQAYEGAGASLNADNIKLFSTLFNLGVNETANIALPQASIIMQVVDKKAVKDKYKVAVIKKTVNFSKETYNKIYNDFSQFIASNPTMEKINANAEAKGYKLLERKDLYSAEHAIGGIKGTREAMKWVFGADKGDVSQMFECGESDHLLVIALTDIVKEGYRPLELVKDQLKAEIIKDKKAAKIMADIKAKNLTSIAQCKAIPNVVTDSVKHVSFAAPAYVSAVRSSEPVLSAYASICQLNKLTGPIKGNAAVFVFQPYNKEKLKEVYNQKAEEQKVQSMAMRTASRFVNDLYIKAKVRDTRYLFF, from the coding sequence ATGGCAACGTTACAAAAAATCAGATCTAAAGGACCTCTATTGGTTATAGTAATTGGTCTTGCTCTGTTTGCTTTTATTGCAGGTGATGCCTGGAAAATTTTCCAGCCACGTCAAAAAAATGATGTTGGGGAAGTAAACGGGGAAACTCTTTCAGCACAAGATTATCAAAAACTGGTAGAAGAATATACCGAAGTTGTAAAATTTTCAAGCGGTATGACATCTTTGACTGATGAACAAACGACACAGATAAAAGACGAAGTATGGAGATCTTACGTAAATAATAAGCTGATTGAAACAGAAGCTCAGAAATTAGGTCTAACTGTTTCTAAAGCTGAAATCCAAGCAATGATTGATGAAGGTACAAATCCTGTACTTCAACAAACTCCATTCAAAAACCAGAAAACCGGACAGTTTGATAAAGACATGCTAAAAAAGTTCCTAGTAGATTATGCTAAGATGGACAAAAGTAAGATGCCGGCACAATACGCACAATACTACGAATCAATGTATAAGTTCTGGACATTTGTTGAAAAGAACCTAACTCAAAGCCGTTTGGCTGAAAAATACCAGAACCTTATTTCACGTTCTTTAATTTCAAATCCAGTAGAAGCTAAAGCTGCTTTTGAAGCAAGAGTAAACACTGCCGACTATTTAATTGCAGCTATTCCTTACACTTCTATTCCAGACGCAAGCATCACAGTATCTGATTCAGAACTTAAAGATCTTTATAACAAGAAGAAAGAGCAATTCAAACAATACGTTGAATCACGTAATATTAAGTATATCGATGTTCAGGTTCTTCCAAGCAAAGCTGATAAGGCTGAAGTAGAAAAAGAAGTGAAAGATTATACTAAACAACTTGCAAGCGTAGCAGGAGATTACACAACTTTTATTCGTACAACAGAATCTACAGTTCCTTTTGCTGACTTGTTCCACACAAAGACTGCTTATCCTACTGACATTGCATCTCGTATCGACTCAAGTGCAATAGGACAAATCTATGGTCCTTATTACAATCAGGGAGATAACACATTCAACTCGTTTAAGGTTCTTGCTAAACAATCTGCTGCCGATTCTATTCAGTTCCGTCAGATTCAGATTACCGCAGGAACACCTGAAAAAACAAAAGCTTTGGCAGATAGTGTATACAATGCTATTAAAGCTGGAGGAAACTTTGCCGAGATTGCTAAAAAATACTCTCCTAACGGTAGCGCTGAAGCACAATGGATCACTTCACAAGCTTATGAAGGAGCTGGAGCTTCACTAAATGCTGATAATATCAAATTATTCTCTACTCTATTCAATCTGGGAGTAAATGAAACAGCAAACATTGCTCTTCCTCAGGCAAGCATTATTATGCAAGTTGTTGATAAGAAAGCTGTAAAAGATAAATATAAGGTTGCTGTAATCAAGAAGACAGTGAACTTTAGCAAAGAAACATATAACAAAATTTATAATGATTTCAGTCAGTTTATTGCGTCTAATCCAACAATGGAAAAGATCAACGCAAATGCTGAAGCTAAAGGATACAAATTATTGGAAAGAAAAGACCTTTATAGCGCAGAACATGCTATTGGTGGTATCAAAGGAACTCGTGAAGCTATGAAATGGGTATTTGGTGCTGATAAAGGTGATGTGTCTCAAATGTTTGAATGCGGTGAAAGCGACCACCTACTTGTTATAGCTCTTACCGACATAGTAAAAGAAGGTTATCGTCCTCTTGAATTGGTAAAAGATCAATTGAAAGCTGAAATTATCAAAGATAAAAAAGCTGCAAAGATTATGGCTGATATTAAGGCTAAGAATCTGACAAGCATTGCTCAATGTAAAGCAATACCAAATGTTGTAACAGACTCTGTTAAACACGTTTCATTTGCTGCACCTGCTTATGTATCTGCAGTAAGAAGCAGTGAACCAGTATTGAGTGCTTATGCATCAATCTGCCAACTTAACAAATTAACCGGCCCTATAAAAGGAAACGCTGCTGTATTTGTATTCCAACCTTATAATAAAGAAAAGCTGAAAGAGGTATACAACCAAAAAGCTGAAGAACAAAAGGTTCAGAGCATGGCAATGAGAACAGCTAGCCGATTTGTGAATGATCTTTATATCAAAGCAAAAGTAAGAGATACACGTTATCTGTTCTTCTAA